A single region of the Montipora capricornis isolate CH-2021 chromosome 13, ASM3666992v2, whole genome shotgun sequence genome encodes:
- the LOC138028770 gene encoding uncharacterized protein codes for MLEIGKISLLFLAFSSALGAPDCSGECGEWSEWTICSKSCNQGLRLRNRTCEVCNETTETQTCIDRPCLDITTRLTVVVLVSIVIIATMTAVLLVIFFVKGTESSQGKSGSVDSNKQLRAQAPNNTNLLDVVKANKRVLHLQRLADSKSSLQTSSTTLKDCVESRL; via the exons ATGCTTGAAATTGGGAAAATCTCTCTTCTGTTTCTTGCCTTTTCTTCTGCGTTAGGAGCACCAGATTGTTCAG GCGAGTGCGGTGAGTGGTCTGAATGGACTATCTGCTCGAAGTCATGCAACCAGGGACTTCGATTGAGAAATAGAACATGTGAAGTGTGTAACGAAACCACGGAAACACAGACTTGCATTGACAGACCATGTCTTG ACATTACAACTCGGCTAACCGTggttgtgcttgtcagcattgtcaTCATCGCAACAATGACAGCTGTTCTCCTAGTTATCTTTTTCGTTAAAGGAACCGAATCCAGCCAAGGAAAAAG CGGTTCTGTCGACTCAAACAAACAACTTAGAGCACAAGCCCCGAATAACACCAATTTGTTGGATGTGGTCAAAGCGAATAAACGGGTGCTTCATCTACAGCGCTTGGCAGATAGCAAAAGCTCGTTGCAAACCAGTAGTACAACTTTAAAAGACTGCGTAGAATCTAGACTCTGA
- the LOC138028945 gene encoding serine/threonine-protein kinase SIK3-like, protein MADKSRGHNRHGSVVRIGYYNIEKTIGKGNFAVVKLATHCVTKTKVAVKIIDKSQLDQDNLKKISREVQVMKMLDHPHIIKLYQVMETDRMLYLVTEYASKGEIFDHLVAHGRMSEKEARKKFIQIASAVDSCHKQNVVHRDLKAENLLLDENFNIKIADFGFSNLFQKAAHLKTWCGSPPYAAPELFEGKAYCGPEVDIWSLGVVLYVLVCGALPFDGSTLQSLRARVLDGRFRIPFFMSTECEHLIRHMLVRDVSKRYTMENIMNHKWVKDLDEDDKASLLISDTIDSELSEEVLNMMLARGIDREKTIQSLRQKDYDQFAGIYYTLLEKVKQAASTSHDPCANLPNTQGNSSDSELMETDNEKSGKPSINVPTVQVTPDSPTRRVKPPEAQWGAAYEENEEDDKMPEDILPSLKTYLEKRRHTLTAVDPMMEIPQELREVLSQKFIQRPPSPLSQASEDSISSPIGLNPALPPYSPTLDLSLAYKEQILQVPTVFQLRQPLGRRASDGATSLAAGIAQFNALRAMAGYGETSHGNTGSLSGSPLNSCNPLVPQSPFSVSAGPSSPQISEGANDSGSDQEPDQEAIARYMACRGARQRHTSPNEMPDEMQLRLLQVPLKTRRGVMSPGRERPPREGSFITTPTGMRYNASRRASDSAASVLAYKQHLERISGSGSKRNSLRELQEECLKLQQQYGRVAEEEQQRRQQEQHELHLQQFYNRRASEGADSLAATLSQFQQQYAHAYSTSQELDLEGQRRSDVLLRSSVDDLEEGPPQAQATMEHQDILHQEMQRLNIEHCPPAPSILHATSGGIGQDTSVLSSLAPNLASNSPRNSLLVEDSTSPASNSDTSNFLSQTILSSQANSSAFLPDAGTLVSQSPSPPASPLISAVPLNQRYPIPNVLTASSSSNGSMSENVLENRAVPQVSAGIAGVMMGNTMVNENDLEELARVTLGMGRGTIPMSPASLLATYTGNPVGALLTGNVGQRSPLHHRRHHTVASPQEAWNSMELLRRATANNVSLTQNHARDMLNNNINLEDGVRDGLLYRTLSPNGTIYQDDMRKTPSIGDVNPDLAQTNTLRMAFSVNMTSNKCIPDIISEIRRSLDLRASDIAYEQSDQTFTLQQGAVCAEIEICPLPGNLNGLRLRRVSGNLWQYKKLCNEVLAEMKL, encoded by the exons ATGGCGGATAAATCGAGAGGGCACAATCGCCATGGAAGTGTGGTGCGAATTGGTTACTACAATATCGAGAAGACTATCGGAAAAGGAAATTTTGCAGTTGTCAAGCTTGCCACACACTGCGTTACTAAAACGAAG GTCGCCGTCAAAATTATCGATAAGAGTCAACTGGACCAAgacaatttaaagaaaatttctcGCGAAGTGCAAGTGATGAAGATGCTGGATCATCCTCACATCATTAAACTCTACCAG GTGATGGAAACAGACCGTATGCTATACTTAGTAACAGAGTATGCCAGCAAAGGAGAGATATTTG ATCATTTGGTCGCTCATGGTAGGATGTCTGAAAAGGAAGCAAGGAAGAAGTTTATCCAAATTGCATCGGCAGTGGACAGCTGTCATAAACAGAATGTTGTACATAGGGATTTAAAA GCAGAAAATCTTTTACTTGATGagaattttaatattaaaataGCAG atttTGGATTCAGCAACTTGTTTCAAAAGGCGGCGCACCTGAAGACATGGTGTGGCAGCCCGCCCTATGCTGCTCCTGAGCTTTTTGAAGGCAAGGCCTATTGTGGACCAGAGGTTGACATTTGG AGTCTGGGAGTCGTTTTGTATGTGCTGGTGTGCGGTGCTCTTCCCTTTGATGGGAGCACACTTCAAAGTTTGCGTGCTCGTGTATTGGACGGAAGATTCAGAATACCTTTCTTTATGTCCACAG AATGTGAACACCTAATTCGCCACATGTTAGTCCGCGATGTGAGCAAAAGGTACACGATGGAGAACATAATGAACCACAAGTGGGTGAAGGACTTGGATGAAGACGACAAGGCTAGTTTGCTAATAAGCGATACTATTGACTCCGAACTCAGCGAAGAGGTGCTGAATATGATGCTGGCCAGAGGAATTGATAGAGAAAAGACCATTCAG TCGCTTCGTCAGAAAGATTACGACCAATTTGCTGGTATTTATTACACGCTCCTAGAGAAGGTCAAGCAAGCCGCCAGCACGTCACACGATCCTTGTGCAAATCTACCAAATACCCAAGGAAACAGCAGTGATTCAGAATTGATGGAGACTGACAATGAGAAGTCGGGAAAGCCATCTATCAACGTACCAACTGTTCAAGTGACGCCTGACTCGCCCACAAGACGAGTAAAGCCCCCAGAAGCTCAATGGGGGGCCGCGTACGAGGAGAACGAGGAAGATGACAAGATGCCAGAGGACATTCTTCCCAGTCTGAAAACGTATTTAGAAAAACGTAGGCACACCCTGACAGCTGTCGATCCAATGATGGAAATCCCGCAAGAGTTGCGAGAGGTTCTTTCGCAGAAGTTCATCCAAAGGCCCCCGAGCCCATTGAGCCAAGCCTCCGAAGATTCCATTTCGAGTCCCATTGGGCTCAATCCAGCCTTGCCTCCGTACTCGCCAACATTAGACCTCTCTCTGGCCTATAAGGAGCAGATTTTGCAGGTGCCCACAGTGTTCCAACTGAGGCAGCCCCTGGGTAGAAGGGCCTCTGATGGTGCCACTAGTTTAGCTGCTGGTATTGCTCAGTTTAATGCACTTCGTGCCATGGCTGGCTACGGAGAAACCAGCCATGGAAACACAGGTTCTCTCAGTGGATCCCCTCTAAACAGCTGCAATCCACTTGTTCCTCAATCGCCGTTTTCTGTCTCCGCGGGACCGTCAAGTCCCCAAATTAGCGAAGGTGCAAACGATAGTGGCTCCGATCAAGAGCCCGACCAAGAGGCCATCGCACGTTACATGGCGTGCCGCGGAGCACGACAGCGCCACACCTCCCCAAACGAAATGCCCGATGAAATGCAACTGCGACTGTTACAGGTGCCTTTGAAGACAAGACGGGGCGTGATGTCCCCAGGTAGGGAGCGCCCGCCCCGGGAAGGGTCCTTCATCACTACTCCCACTGGGATGCGGTATAACGCATCAAGACGTGCATCGGATAGCGCGGCGTCGGTTCTCGCGTACAAGCAGCACCTGGAACGCATCAGCGGCAGTGGCTCCAAGAGAAATAGCTTGAGGGAACTGCAAGAAGAGTGCTTGAAGCTACAACAACAGTATGGCCGAGTGGCGGAGGAAGAACAACAGCGCAGACAACAGGAGCAACATGAGCTACATTTGCAGCAGTTCTATAATCGCAGAGCGTCGGAGGGAGCCGATTCATTGGCCGCCACGCTGTCGCAGTTTCAGCAACAGTACGCGCATGCCTACAGTACAAGTCAAGAGTTGGACTTGGAAGGACAACGGCGGTCAGATGTGCTGCTGAGGAGCTCCGTTGATGATTTAGAAGAAGGGCCGCCTCAAGCTCAGGCAACGATGGAACACCAGGATATACTTCATCAGGAAATGCAGAGGTTGAATATCGAACACTGCCCCCCTGCCCCAAGTATTCTACACGCCACCTCAGGAGGGATAGGACAGGACACCTCTGTGTTATCTTCTCTAGCTCCAAACCTCGCATCTAATTCGCCAAGGAACAGTCTGCTCGTCGAGGATTCAACGTCGCCTGCTTCCAATTCTGATACATCGAACTTTCTCTCTCAGACCATTCTTTCTTCTCAAGCCAACAGCTCTGCTTTTCTCCCTGATGCTGGGACACTGGTTTCTCAAAGCCCTTCTCCTCCTGCTTCTCCTCTGATATCCGCAGTTCCTCTAAACCAGCGTTATCCCATTCCGAACGTCCTTACCGCGAGCAGCTCCTCTAACGGAAGCATGTCGGAAAATGTATTGGAAAACCGAGCGGTTCCGCAAGTTTCCGCGGGAATTGCGGGCGTGATGATGGGAAACACAATGGTAAATGAGAACGATCTGGAAGAATTGGCGAGAGTCACGTTGGGGATGGGCCGCGGGACGATACCCATGAGCCCGGCATCCCTTCTTGCAACCTATACGGGAAATCCCGTGGGCGCGTTGCTTACGGGTAACGTCGGGCAACGATCGCCTTTGCACCACCGCCGGCATCACACAGTAGCATCCCCGCAAGAAGCATGGAATTCCATGGAACTGCTTAGAAGAGCCACAGCGAATAATGTTTCTTTAACGCAAAACCACGCCCGAGACAtgttaaataataatatcaatttGGAAGACGGTGTCAGAGACGGGCTGCTATATAGAACCCTCTCGCCCAACGGAACAATCTATCAGGATGATATGAGGAAAACGCCCAGCATAGGGGATGTAAACCCAGACTTAGCACAAACAAACACCCTCCGAATGGCATTCTCTGTTAATATGACTTCAAACAAGTGTATTCCGGACATTATAAGTGAAATAAGGAGATCACTTGATTTGCGCGCTTCTGACATCGCCTACGAGCAATCAGACCAGACGTTCACCCTTCAGCAGGGGGCTGTTTGCGCTGAAATCGAAATCTGCCCCCTGCCGGGAAATCTCAACGGACTGCGACTGCGACGAGTCAGCGGCAATTTGTGGCAGTACAAGAAACTTTGCAATGAAGTGTTAGCGGAAATGAAATTGTGA